The Streptomyces sp. ALI-76-A nucleotide sequence CTACGGGGCCCGTCAGCGCTGGATCCGCACGGTGCGGGACCTCACGGCCGACTGGCCGGTGACGGACGGGCCGACGCGCTGGCGGCAGGGCGAAGTGACGGTGGCGTGGGGGGCGTTGGCACCACGGGGGTGACCGGGCCGCGCGCCTTCGGCCCTGTCGTCGCTCCGCGAGCGACGGAGCCGCTGATCCCGGACCGCGGGGAACGATCTCCGGGGGTCGTTCGTCACAAAGACGGGGAGATCGTCGGGCCGGGGTGGACCGGGGTGGAGAAGGGGGAAGCACTCACCCCGCTGACGTGCGGGAGTACCTCTGTCGTTTCGCACACCTGCATGGCACGATCCCCCGGGCGTCCGTAGGTCACTGACGGTAAATCAACTGTGGGGGCAGGGTCATGGGAGCGGGCAAGCGCGGTCTGATCACAGCGGCCGTGACCGTCGTCTGCGCGGTCACCGTGCTGACGGCGCCGGGCACGGCGTTCGCCGCCCCGACCCCCACGCCGTCCCCCAGCACCACGCCGGGGCCCCCGACCGGCACACCCCCCGAAGCCGCCACGACGTCCGCGACCGACCGGGAACTCGAGGCCGTACGCGAGAAGCTGGACGCCCTCTATCACGACGCGGCTGTCGCCACGGACGCGTACAACGACGCCGAGGAGAAGGCCGAGAAGCAGTCGGCCGAGATCGTCGCCCTGGCCAAGAGGATCGTCCAGGGCAAGGAGCGGCTGGACCTGCTGAAGGACCGCGCGGGAGCCGCGGCCCGCGCCCAGTACCGCGGCGGCGGACTGCCGGACGAGGCGCAGCTGATGCTCAGCGACAGCCCTCGGGAGTTCCTCGACGGCGCGGGCCGGGTGCTCCAGGGCGAGCGCGCGACGAAGGCCCTCCTCAAGGAAATGACCCGCACCCAGCAGGACTTGGAGCAGTACTCCCAGGACGCCTCCACCCAGTTGAAGGAACTGGAGGCGGGCCGCAAGGCCAAGGCCACGGCGAAGAAGCGGATCACGCAGCAGATCGCGGCGGCCGAGAAGCTCGAGTCCCAGCTGGAGAAGGAGGAGAAGGAGCGCCTCGCCGAGCTGGAACGGGCGGCCGCGCTCAAGGCGCAGACCGCGTGGCTGGACTCCGGGATCCTCGACGGGCTCACGGGCGAGGCCGGCGTCCAGGGCGCGAAGGCGGTGGAGTTCGCCACGGCCCAGAGGGGCAAGCCGTACGCCTGGGGCGCCGAGGGCCCCGACACCTACGACTGCTCCGGTCTGACCTCGCAGGCCTGGGCGAGCGCCGGCATCCCCATCCCGCGCACCTCGCAGCAGCAGTGGCGGCAGCTCCCGCGCGTCGCCGTCGAGGACATGCGCCCCGGAGACCTGATCATCTACTTCGACGACGCCAGCCATGTCGCGATGTACGTGGGCGACGGCGCGATCGTGCACGCTCCGCGGCCGGGGCGGACGGTGACGATCGCGGGGGCGGGGTCCATGCCGATACTCGGGGTGGTGCGGCCGGGCGCCTGATCCGTGGGCCTGGGCACGTGACCTGGCCCACGTCCGGAGGGCCGCCAAACCCCT carries:
- a CDS encoding NlpC/P60 family protein; the encoded protein is MGAGKRGLITAAVTVVCAVTVLTAPGTAFAAPTPTPSPSTTPGPPTGTPPEAATTSATDRELEAVREKLDALYHDAAVATDAYNDAEEKAEKQSAEIVALAKRIVQGKERLDLLKDRAGAAARAQYRGGGLPDEAQLMLSDSPREFLDGAGRVLQGERATKALLKEMTRTQQDLEQYSQDASTQLKELEAGRKAKATAKKRITQQIAAAEKLESQLEKEEKERLAELERAAALKAQTAWLDSGILDGLTGEAGVQGAKAVEFATAQRGKPYAWGAEGPDTYDCSGLTSQAWASAGIPIPRTSQQQWRQLPRVAVEDMRPGDLIIYFDDASHVAMYVGDGAIVHAPRPGRTVTIAGAGSMPILGVVRPGA